The genome window GACCTCTTTGTAAAACAAAACCACTGTAGATTAGAAGCTTCCTTTTTAATGTATAACAGTTCAGCTTTTGTGTTGCATTGCATCACACTAAACCTCAGTGAGTAGTCATTCCCATGTTATTCAAATCTGTCTTATCTTGTTAATTGATAATACATTACTAAAAAAGTAAGTTTCTGAAGAAGGAATGAACAAGATGAACAAGTGTCATCTGTGTTTGAGAGGTTGCCCTGCAGCGTGTTCGTGTCACCCAAGAGCACAGCCACCAGTTGCTGACAGCTGACACAAGAACAATAGAGACCCATTCATATTCAAGGTCTAGAGTGATCAGGGCACTTTTAAAACCATTTGCACTGTTGGCCTTCAGATGAAACCTTGTCTGGCTAGCTAGTCTGAAAAAGTTTGAAACTCCACAGGTAGTGTTGAGAGCAAGAGAAAAGCCAAAGCAGCACCTTACCGTGAATTGGCTTTTCAAAGCTGCACGCTTAAAGGAAAATGGATTAAAATTCAGCTTGCAGCACTGGAAAAGTAATCATTCTAAACTTTTTTTATTCGCTCGCAGGTGCCTTTCAGAGTACTGTTGGAAGTCAATCAGCCGGTGTGCCGTCTTGACATTTCTCAGTCAACCCAGAGAGACATAATGTACGGGCTGCTGTGTGAGAGTCTTCACGACTTCATCAAAGAGTCCTACGGAGATGATGTGTGGAAGCTGGTCAGAGAAAAAGCAGATGTCAGGTTACACTCGTTTGTCACCCACCAGGTACAGTTTCTGAAATGAATAGTATAACTCTGTATGTATGCACTGAATATTAATATATGTGGGAGCGCTTTGCTGTCAGTCTGCAACCTGTCTGCAGTTTGTGTCACTCTGCCTGCTTTTGTCTGATGTTTTATCTgatgtcaaaatgaaatattGTATATGATAATGTCTATATGTGTGTTTTCAGGTGTATAGTGAGAGTGTGATTCCCCGTATTGCAATGGCAGCTAGTGGAGTGACAGGCACGCCCTACAATGAGCTGATGAACTCCTGGGGTGTCTACTTCTTGGGCTTTGTTGGGAAGTATGGCTATGACAGGATCCTCAAGGTGAAACAAATcagaaatgtgttgtctcttgGTAGATGTGTGAGGAAATTATTAAATACCCACTGAGCTCTTTATCCTTAAAACTTCTATTTTGCCAGAAGAAGTTTGTTTTAAAAGATATGCTTAGTCTTTCAAATATATAATTCTGTCTAGTTATTGAAGAATATGTAAGGCATGCACAGTCCACTCAGAAAACAATCTAAATCACAGCTGCAAAGTGCTAAATATCCTGACTTTTAGACAATTTATTGGCCAAGCTCCAAAATGCTCATTCTAAATTGAAAATGGTTTGTCATTAAGTGCAAGACAAAACACTCTGATGGCATCCTCAGGGCGTTATTTTCTTTGTAACGTTCTACAGGACCAGAGAACATTGTACAACAGCTTATACACGCTGAGTCATTCTCTCCATAAAGAGTAAACTGACATTGTCCTTGAAAAATGGTCTCTTTAAAAGTACTATAATAAAAAAGGCGAGGCAACTATCTTATACATGACCTGCCACTCTTATGTCTGGTTCAGGTACTGGGCCGTCATGTACGTGACTTTGTCAATGGCCTTGATAATCTCCACGAGTATCTGCGCTTCAGCTACCCCAAGGTGCAGCCTCCAACCTTCTTCTGCCAGGAGGAGTCAGCCACTGGAGTCACCCTCCACTACAGGTCTGATGGGAGGAGGGGGGCGAGGGGGGCTACAGACTATCAAGCATCAGTTATAACAATAGGAGACGAGGGCAAACAGAAAGAAAGatgtttgatttttttttatggaCTGATTTTTAATTGACTTTCTCTGACTGGCAGGAGTAAGCGCAAAGGTTATCTGCACTACGCCATGGGTCAGCTGAGGCAGATGGGGAAACAGTTCTACGACACCGACATACATGTGGAGGTGCTGTCCGAGCAGATGTTAGGAGACTACTCCCATGTCACTATGAGGTACGCACACATTCAGCCAAACATACACGCACATacccatccacacacacacacacacacacacacacacacacacacacacacacacacacacacacacacacacacacacacacacacacacacacacacacacacacacacacacacacacacacacacacacacacacacacacacacacacacacacacacacacacacacacacacacacacacacacacacacacacacacacacacacacacacacacgcgcacacacacacacacacacacacacacacacacacacacacacacacgctatgCTCAATGGTCGATACTGGTACTAGTTACTTCTCAGAAACCTAAAGTTTGTACTCAGTAGTTAAAAGTAGCTACACCTGGGATAACCACTATAGTACAATTGATATATTAGTACTATCAATCTTATTATGAATATATAATACTACATCGGAGGGCCGATAATTATTTTCCTACAGAatgaatacttttacttttgagtaACTATTTACTGATAAAACGTGTGCACTTTTGCTCAAGCTATATGTATTGCTTGTAGCAGAGTATTTTCACTGTGTTGTGTTGATACTTTTACTTCAGAATACTCTCTCCTCCCCAGTTTGTACTTAACTTTCAATTcaaattaaaaaacaaatgaatCTGAATGTGCACAGACTGAACTTTGATAACTCAGCCTACCGCTACATCATGaaggaggatgaggaagagCAGGATATTTTGCCCATAGCCTCAGACTTCTTCTTTGAGGTTTTCCCCTTCAACATCGTCTTCAGACAGGTAAACCTTTTAAATCACATGCCTAAACTCAAAATGCAATgacacaataaatgaaaattgtCTGCATCTCCTGGTTTCTTCAGGACATGGTGGTGCATAATGTTGGCTCAGGCCTGTCCACAGTCTTCCCTGATCTGGATGGGAAGAAGATCACTGATGCCTTCTTGCTGGCTCGCCCCCTGGTGGAGTTTACCTGGAACATGGTGAAGCATCattttacattgtttaactgcagCCATCTGCaaataaacaacacacacagcGTTATACAGGACGTTGATGAGTGCTGATAATATTGACTTAATAATATTGTACACAGATCATCTCCCACCCCAACAACCTCTTTGAGATCATGTCCAAGGAGCCTGTGAAGAGAGAGAGGAACCTTCATAACCGAATCCAGAGTAAGAGTTagaccaggggtctgcaacctttttgaccaaaagagccattttgctcctttttaaaaaaaaaaagtttgtctggagccgcaaaacatatttcatagcttgatagcttataaagttgtatttattgttatatcagacaaaaactacagtgtttttgcatttattaggctatttattacattatataaaactgttaacctctaataagaaataaataactcctataaggagaattaaaaataatacacaggcctactttaaaataaattaaacacagcacttggggagtcctctgcacatttgaaggaaaaaatatataattaaaatgtgcccactttgaaataaataaaacatatagctgcaccctaaaaagagttaaaggtagggtatgtaagaatggagaaaccagctccagttattttagccgggctggctaaaaggattggtcgtgctttttacagcgctacggcttccagagatacatttttgtatgtatttattgtcaaagcatttaatatattcattgctatcgggacgttaagagcattccatggaatataacaaagtgttttctgaaataaattacataccccattgaattatgactgaagatcgtcagctgtcttcctctcccttgttgttcctcgatacgtaaaggctgcaccaccgttgacaacttctctctacatatcaaacataccggtaaaccagcatcgtttgctgtgaaagcatataaccagggctgcacataacagGTGCGCATGCGCACCCCCCGCCAAAAAAGAGCACCggatcatttgaaaaaaggcgcaCCAACattgaaagagagagagatagaaaagagagagagagagaaaaagagagatgagagaagagagagagagagatttgcgagttgcataagAACTGGTAAGatagcagggtttcccacacatagactacttgggcgggccgcgcaggtatattaacggccgccaaaGTATAATtctaactctgtccacgcagaattaaatcctgtgttcctccggtacttttctttgatttatccatagtttgctcatcgagccgggggtcaggttattcgcctgcaagaaaaggcgctcgcgcgggaccgtagcaggatgtgacgcatattttagttgacctaattaaaacccttttgtcttttatttatgtgtcacagtatcacctcaaaatacaagatacgaaacattttcaaccatacaagaaaatataaatagtcctacaaatacttttattttatttccttcttatttttgtctaaactcaagggagccagagcagaggacttaaagggccgcatgcggctcgagggccgcgggttgccgacccctgagtTAGACCCATGAAACACATGAAAGACACGCTCAATTTCAGTTTCATTCAAAGAAGAGCAGGTATGGGGTAAAGTGGATGTCTGTTCTCGTATGAGAGCTTGAACACCAACATTTCCGTTGAAGTCTACTGTATCGAAGTTCAGAGTTAAGTAGATCATGTAGTTAGAGAAATGGAAATGTTTTATGTGTTAATTCAAATTGATTTAGTGGAACTGATCCCATCCCTAGTTGTCAAGGGGTAGAGGGTGTGAATATTAATGTTTCTGCATCTGACAATTTTCCCTGTTATTCCAAAGATTCTGACTATGAAAATGCCAATCGCTCTGCTGACGTAGATGTGGAGCTCATGGCTTTCCATTCCATAATTGAAGAGGATTACAAAGGTCATGACCATTTTTGTAATCTAACAAAACACTGTGAGACCTGGACCTACAGGCGCTTACTATgacaaaataaaaccaattaaaGACACATTAAGAATACAAAAGAACATCACTTTTATAAGATCATTTAAACATTCTTGTGTCCTTGGTGAACTTCCTTCTTAGTTGATAGGAAGGtcactacttctctcatgtacCTTCAAGATGCAGCTGGATCCAGGCagcaggttagcttagcttagcattagcTTGGGAATGAGTCCAAAGGTAATACAACCCTGCTTACCAGCCCCTCCAAagctttataataaacatattaaatcATTCTTCTttgcaaataaaaataaataaacttgccttgcaaaAACCATAGTGAAAGTGAGAACAATGTATGAGGTCAtggggagggggggtgggggttaTGTACAGGACTCCCTCTGGGCTTGAAGCAAAGCCCTATGAACAGCTGCCGGCTCCAGCTTCATAAAGATAAAAGAGAGGTGTTGATCTTCTCATTTTCTATTGAGTAAGTGATTAAGTGTACTGTATCTCCTGCAATACTTTAAACTATTCTAAATTGAACAAAAATCTACTGCCAAATACATTACGGTGACATTACCAGAGTGCCGTTATTATCTACTGCTGATATTTAAACAAAACACCTCTCTAAATGTTTGTCTTGTTGGCATTTCATCATGCCCCCTGTAGACGCTAACAGTGCTAATGCGATGGAGAGCTTGGGAGATGGGAGCCGCTGCCTAAAACTGAAAGGACAAATGAGATACATGCCAGAGTGGGAGTCCATCATCTTCCTGGGAACCCCTGTGTAagcacccccccccacacacacacacacatgcacacacacacacacacacacacacacacacacacacacacacacacacacacacacacacacacacacacacacacacacacacacacacacacacacacacacacacacacacacacacacacacacacacacacacacacacacacacacacacacacacacacacacacacacacacagagatcttTATTAAAACGCCGCAGTTGAAAAGTCAAACATTCTAAAAAGCAGCAAGAGCTTAACTGTATTACGAGGCTGGAAATAAAAGCCTGGGCAGTGAATCAAATCAGGGGGCCATTCTGCAGCACTTACCATGCATGAAATGAGCCGCTAATTAGCTTGTAATCAGACAGTGCAGCTCTTGTGAGCCTAATGGGAACCCATTTGCAACCAAGAGTGTTTTCCAGCGAGTACATTACCAAAACATCTCCCTCCTCTTCTGTAAACATTTTGTTTTGCAAGCACATGCCCTTATGCATGTATTGACAACATTAGCAAAATGTAAAATGCCACATCACATGAATTAATAATGTATACTTAAACTAAAAATAAGATCCATTACAAATACTGTATTTTAATGACCCAACGTTTTTTAATCAATACCGCTATTTCTATATAGGTTCAGTATTATAATACCACATATCATAAGCATCATCAATGTTGTAATTGGCCTTTCCTTTTCCTTTaactgtctgtttgtgtgtgtaggaTGGAAAGTCTGAGTGCTATGTTTAAGACGGGGCTGTACATCAATGACCTGAGCATGCACGACTCCAGCAGAGACCTGGTGCTGGCGGGGACGCAGCAGTCAGAGGAGCTGAAGAGAGCTCTCATACAGGTTCACTCTGCCGACGTGCATCTGCATTGTATACGTGTGATCATCTCACTTGACGCTCTGCATCATGCAAAGTTGTTCTGAAGCCCTTCTTTCAGTCTGGCAGCCACAAGTCAGTCACCACCCGCAGACTTGAGATGAAAGAAAGATGAGATGCAAACTAAAAGTGTTATTCTGTCTTACTCCCCACTGTGACACAGGAGCAAAAGAAGTCAAGTAAGCTGGAAGAGAGCATGAAGATGTTGGACTATGAAATGAAGAAGACTGATGACCTCCTGTACAGGATGATTCCCAAGCCAGTGGCTAAAAGACTGCGCAAAGGAGAGCCGGCTGTGAACACTTGTGAGGTCAGGAATGTAAATGATGCCACTCTGTGTAAATAAATACACTGTTCACCTGTGATTTAACACCACAATCTACCAAGAACAAGACAGTCTTTCTTTGAAACAATGTAATAGGAGATTGATACCGCTCTCATGGCTTTACAGAAAGTATGGAGGCAAGAAACACTGTAAACAGGGGGAACAGATAGCTTGGCTTTGTCCCAAGGTAACAAAATCCTGCTGTTTGGCAGATTGTGTTATCTTTGGACAGGGCCATACAGTATGTTCCCCACTGTTTCTAGTCCTGCTAAACTAAGCTGAAGCTGTACATGTATACTCATTGTACAGGCACGAGAAACATGTAAATATCATACTTCTCAAATCATCTTGAACCCAGATGCACCAAATATCTAATACTTTGGCTCGATTGTTTGATTAAAAGTTAAGTCCTGCATCAAAGGGTAAAAACTGTTTTCCTTCTTGGTACATAGCGACTTGCTGACTGAACACACTCATCAACTCTCTTATGTCTTTTCTGCCAGGTGTTCCCAGATGTTACCATTCTCTTTAGCGACGTTGTCGGATTCACTCGCATTTGCAGCCACATCACACCAATGCAAGTTGTCTCCATGCTGAACACCATGTACACGCTGTTTGACACGCTCAGCGAGAAGCACCGCGTCTTCAAGGTTTGTGCGTGATTTGAGTTTTATCACACTTTGTATGTTAGAGCTGCTGATACAAGCTGCCGTTCTTTACTTATCTAGGTTGAAACTATTGGAGATGCATACATGGTTGTGGCCGGGGCTCCGGAGAAGACCAAGTAtcatgctcacaacatctgtgACATGGCCCTGGACATGGTGCGCTCCATAGATCACCTGAAAGACCCGTCCAACGGAAACCACATACAGATTCGTGTTGGTGCGTACGACGAGTGTGGatctgtttgtgtgtctgtgtttgactTTGAGTGTTGTAAGCTTGTGGTTCTGGTTGCAGGGATCCACTCAGGAATGGTGGTGGCGGGTGTGGTGGGACACAAGATGCCACGTTACGGTCTCCACGGTGACACGGTGCACACTGCATCTGCCATGGAGAGCAATGGAAAGGTAGGGAAGTGATGCCTTATGATGACTACAGTCAAGAGTTTCTGTGATTTTGTTTTAATTGCCTGGTCTTCCTTTATCTCACTCAGGAGATGCACATTCAGCTCAGCAGCGCCACCCACGAGCACCTGAAAGGAAGTCACTTTATTTTTGAAAGGAGGGGCACCATAACCATCAAGGTCAGGAGTCAAAACTGTAAACTACACTCGCCACATTTGATTGATCTTACGGCATCCACTATGACAACGTGTGATAATATGATTTGGTGTCGAACATATGAAGAACACACAGCAGCGATCTAAACATTGAAACTGTAAGCTGTG of Pseudochaenichthys georgianus chromosome 10, fPseGeo1.2, whole genome shotgun sequence contains these proteins:
- the LOC117453523 gene encoding soluble guanylate cyclase 88E-like isoform X1, producing MYGLLCESLHDFIKESYGDDVWKLVREKADVRLHSFVTHQVYSESVIPRIAMAASGVTGTPYNELMNSWGVYFLGFVGKYGYDRILKVLGRHVRDFVNGLDNLHEYLRFSYPKVQPPTFFCQEESATGVTLHYRSKRKGYLHYAMGQLRQMGKQFYDTDIHVEVLSEQMLGDYSHVTMRLNFDNSAYRYIMKEDEEEQDILPIASDFFFEVFPFNIVFRQDMVVHNVGSGLSTVFPDLDGKKITDAFLLARPLVEFTWNMIISHPNNLFEIMSKEPVKRERNLHNRIQNSDYENANRSADVDVELMAFHSIIEEDYKDANSANAMESLGDGSRCLKLKGQMRYMPEWESIIFLGTPVMESLSAMFKTGLYINDLSMHDSSRDLVLAGTQQSEELKRALIQEQKKSSKLEESMKMLDYEMKKTDDLLYRMIPKPVAKRLRKGEPAVNTCEVFPDVTILFSDVVGFTRICSHITPMQVVSMLNTMYTLFDTLSEKHRVFKVETIGDAYMVVAGAPEKTKYHAHNICDMALDMVRSIDHLKDPSNGNHIQIRVGIHSGMVVAGVVGHKMPRYGLHGDTVHTASAMESNGKEMHIQLSSATHEHLKGSHFIFERRGTITIKGNVEIETYWLKGKRDKDGNAQAACPQFGTQTISNANISGPEARRDEEGMGPTLVAGQDNDDVKSIRSHCIKMEITGHSLGSMEEHRVEPGHKDGLQDAHLELDSPESDGRDSIIESPDSSCDSPCSKSATCAMS
- the LOC117453523 gene encoding soluble guanylate cyclase 88E-like isoform X2, which encodes MYGLLCESLHDFIKESYGDDVWKLVREKADVRLHSFVTHQVYSESVIPRIAMAASGVTGTPYNELMNSWGVYFLGFVGKYGYDRILKVLGRHVRDFVNGLDNLHEYLRFSYPKVQPPTFFCQEESATGVTLHYRSKRKGYLHYAMGQLRQMGKQFYDTDIHVEVLSEQMLGDYSHVTMRLNFDNSAYRYIMKEDEEEQDILPIASDFFFEVFPFNIVFRQDMVVHNVGSGLSTVFPDLDGKKITDAFLLARPLVEFTWNMIISHPNNLFEIMSKEPVKRERNLHNRIQNANSANAMESLGDGSRCLKLKGQMRYMPEWESIIFLGTPVMESLSAMFKTGLYINDLSMHDSSRDLVLAGTQQSEELKRALIQEQKKSSKLEESMKMLDYEMKKTDDLLYRMIPKPVAKRLRKGEPAVNTCEVFPDVTILFSDVVGFTRICSHITPMQVVSMLNTMYTLFDTLSEKHRVFKVETIGDAYMVVAGAPEKTKYHAHNICDMALDMVRSIDHLKDPSNGNHIQIRVGIHSGMVVAGVVGHKMPRYGLHGDTVHTASAMESNGKEMHIQLSSATHEHLKGSHFIFERRGTITIKGNVEIETYWLKGKRDKDGNAQAACPQFGTQTISNANISGPEARRDEEGMGPTLVAGQDNDDVKSIRSHCIKMEITGHSLGSMEEHRVEPGHKDGLQDAHLELDSPESDGRDSIIESPDSSCDSPCSKSATCAMS